The following DNA comes from Rhipicephalus microplus isolate Deutch F79 chromosome 6, USDA_Rmic, whole genome shotgun sequence.
GGAAGTCGGCGCTAGTCCGGGTCACTTGCGAGATTTGCCCCCCTTAGGTGATGGTGCGGAGGGGGGGAGGGCACCCTTCCCGTTCCTCAATTTGTACGCACACCTATGCTTATCACCATCGTCATGGCCACTTCAGGTCACCGCTTTGGCCGGATCTCGAGGAGATACCGCCGAGCAAATCCTGGCTGCTCTGGGAGCGACGCACGAGGAGGAGCTACTGCACGAGTTCGGCCTCATGGGACGCGTCCTGGAGCCGCTGTCGCCGCTACACGTGGGCCTGGCCAGCAAAATGTACCTGTCCACCTCCCTGGAACTGGCCGACTCCTTCAAGGAAGCCATACACCAAGAGTTTGGCGGACAGGTCAAGTATTTAAGGTTTATTCACGCCGGTGATCCTGAAATCGTGCGACTCCTATAGGTCGTATCAGTGTTccagcacgttctctgtcactgccctcgttacagcgtgcaaagacggtaactatagctgctgcgttagctcgcctagacggcagacctttgtctgaacaatcagtgcttgaaaggcgtcATGATTTGTGTtcaggccttactgaactttttgcgtggcagtggcctattgtatagactatagcacgccagagcccccccccccccttttttttttagcgcgCGTCGATTTCCCTCTTCACTTTcattcccatctttcttccccattcccccttcccttagtgcagggtagcaaaccggatgctccatgtTCTGGTAAACCTCCCgacctttccctcattttattctctctttctctccccaGCATGGGTCAGAGTCCTGAAGTGTCTGCGGACCGAAATAGCCGCGTCTGGTATAGCTTTTTTCGGCGCGTTCACACCTATCCGGAAAGCGGACGCGGATTATTCGCAAAAGCGGAAAAATCCGGGGCCGCTTGCACGGACTGCTCTCGCCGACAAATTTTCTCCGTGCGGTAAAGTTGGCCCGCTTTGGCCGCAGTCAATCAGGCCTTAAAATGGGCGTGCACAGTAACGCGTAGTGCTGCAAGATATTACACGTTCACCGTAGATCTGTGGATTGCGCCGTCCTCACGGCTACCACGGCGGTAGTAAGGCGGCTTAGCGGGCAAGAGGCAACGCAGCCGGTCTCAACAGTCGTTCCGATTCCACCTAGATAacatcaggcctgctcactgtatCTGCGgtgggctctgacgtcactctgtTTAAACCAGTGTATTTCGCTGTACACACGTGCCTatacgcttgctctcgtcgctcgacagacattgattgccaagcccgacgaacgttttcgtggtgtgcttgttggcgactcgGGAAGACCGTCTTTTTCTGTGTTCGTGAACTGCAGCGTGGATATGTGAAGcgttttgtgcactggatattcgcagTCTGTACGGCTGCATACCCGAACTTTTGCGCGATGCTACATGGCGAATAGTCGCGGCAAATGGGCCGAATCGTGGCGAGTGTCCTCGTTTcttaaggacaaccgaagaacaaAATGGGAGCGTGTCCTTCGTCAAGCTGACTTCGacatccgtgtttttttttttttttcgtgacccgaaggtacgtgtgCTTGTCTACATATTTCAAAGTCGTTTCAATATGGCCCCATCTCTAGCATGTTCGTACTTGCACTAAAATAAAGGTGTCGTGTCTGCTTCTTGCTTGGCGTAAGCTCTGGCATTAAAATAATAAACGCGCGTGGCATTACGTTTTCAGAACACTACAAGGGTGCAGGCGGGCTTCAGTCTGTTGGAGCAGCTTCGGGAGCAGGAATAATACGGTTTTGAAGCTGTTTTCCAGCAGTAAAAAAGGGATTTTTTGGAGCAGATCTTGAGCAATAAAAGGTGTGTTTTGGAGCATCAaaatttagttttggagcagatttctGGGGTCTCACTTGACTGTTAGAATTTTTACTTTCTGGTGAACACAAAACATTTCAATGGTTTTTTACTAAGCATGCAATGCTAATCAAGCGACCAGACTTGCCCGAGTTGTATATATTGAACCTTACAACATCAAAGGTGAAAGCtcagcaactaaaaaaaaaaaaaacataagcagCGTTTTGGACAGCTACTGGACCTCAAACGAATTAAAAAAATTTAATGCCACCAAGGTCTTCCGATTTCGAGCAATCTTTAGAGCAGCTAAATTTTCCACTTTGGAGCAATATGGAACAGCTAACTTCAAATACTcgagaagcaagttgcatttacattcaaggacatgaaaAACTATTCTGAGGCTTgtgtgaagagctagaaatatttagATTCATTGCAAATTTCATGGAGCCAATCATACTAGAAGCACTCTCTTTCAGTCGATGATGCAAAAATAACGGCGCCATGCTGTTAAGCATGCTGGAAAAACTTGCTCAGTGATTATTTCTGTATCAAATATACAGAATACTGGATCATTCCCATACTCTTGTAGAATACTCCTTTAACACTAATTGCTTTAAATACTCATTTTTTCCTCTAACTATTAAAGATTGGAACTCACTGAAACCCACCTTAAGCACCGAATCATCCATGAACTTGTTTACAGCTGCGATTGAAAGCGAATTGCGTGCCTCGCAAATCGCACTAACATCACATCATCAATATATAAAATAAACGAGTCAGTGTCATATTGCTAATacaaaagttttgtttttttatgattgtgattttcaagtgacatgtTTTTCGATTAGTTTATTGTTCATAAAATTATTTGAATAAGTTGTTCAATAAAAATGCCTACTTGTTTTCCCTACCCCATATTACAAACGCATGCATTATCTTTTCGCGGTCGTTTTCAACGATAACCTAGTTCATGATTTTGTTTTGCTACTACTAAAATTGTTTGATTGCGTGTTCTTTAACGGCAATGTATAATATTAACCTATGATTTGCATGTCATTTTGTAACACcggcttttttgtgttttctatcaGTTTGAGTCTGTGTAAACAAATATTCGTTTTCATATGCCTTCCCTGCTATAATCTCTGATGAGAttggcagtattgttaaataaataaataaataaataaataaataaataaataaataaataaataaataaataaataaataaataaataaataaataaataaataaataaatttgcatCCTGCGCACGATCACAATATACAAAAATTGCTAAGCTTCTCAAACACTGTGGCGTGGCCAGCGCCAAGAGCTTCTAACAGTCTTTTCGGGTGACACCCGAATCTAAACAATAGATGCACACGGCATGCAATCTGCTGTTTTTGTGCTGGTTGGACCGAATATTtgcgagggacattatcagagacttcattcgttGACTTTCGAACACTTCTTTAtcattttgttgtgatatgtgcatatAAGTGTGtctgcatatctgtgcccgagtgttcTATTCTCCGTGTACTGCTTTGTTTGTTTTACcttaagatacgtgttcaagctTCACTCAAGGGCTATAAGGTGTAGACGGTGGCATagttgtgcgccaacatctccttatatatcataccAATAAAAAACGGCATGCAATATAAACAGGTGAACACCCCTCCCCTTACCACCCACATCTACGCCAGTGAGCTTAAGATGCTTTTTTTTGTGTAACTATCCTGTAATATTGAAGGAGGGGGTTGTCTCCCAGCGCGATATATACACCGTGCGTGAAAAATGTGTGCTGTTGCCCAATGCCGCAGGTGGGCATCGTGAACTTCCAGGGCGACCCGGCGCTGGCCGTGAAGGAGATCAACGCTTGGCTATTTCGGGTGACGGGCCACAAGATGAGCGGCCTGGCGAGCGTCGAAGACGTCAGCCTCTCCACCCGGGTCCTCATGGTGGGTACGTCGTTCATGCGCTGTCTCTGGCTCGACAAGTTCTCCGAGCTGTACACGGCGCCCATGCCCTTCTTCGCCGACGATGGCAAGATCAACGTGCCGACCATGTGTTCGCGTCGCATCTGCAACTACTGCCACGTCGAGCGGTTGGCGTGCCACGTCCTGGAGCTTCCCTGCATGATGGAGGACCTGCAGCTGCTCATCCTGCTGCCGGACGTGCAGTCGGACCTGGCCTACATCGAGGCCAACATAACGCCTCTAGACGTGCAGGAGTTCGAACGCCGGTACACGCGCAACCCGCTCGACATCACGCTGCCAAAGTTCGTGCTCGACGAGCACGTCAGCATGGCGCGCTACCTGGCGGCCGTCGGAGTCCGAGACCTGTTCAACAAGGAGGAGGCCGACCTCACTGGCATATCAGGTACGTTAGCCcatgtcaaatatgcacggacgcatcgtttcctgggcataataattgacagaagtctttcgtggagcccgcattgtgcgtacttgaagaagagattgctatctattgtgcataaaatgaaattcatgtgcggaaaagcatggggaacttctgtggcctccatgctacagctgtacaaggccctatttctgggtctattgcgctacagcttgccggtactgactaacacttgcaaatccaatactcattcattggagagtttgcagggtcaggcgctgcgtatctgcctaggactgccccgatgcgcttctacttctgccacaatcgtgcttgccaaagaccatccggtcaggacatatagagttgtggattgcctcagagcgcataTTCGACATGCAAGCCGTGtacccgaccaccacttggcccttctgcCCTCCgtaagaccacgtgctacgttttaagacgtcatagccaagcacctaaacagcattccatcgggatatacgccagctacgagaatgacatgtcctttgtggtgcctcgaccagccgcaagtacgtctagaaattcagggtatcaaaaagaaaagcaatcactccagagtagcattgaagcaagcaacactgctattattacatgagttgtacttggactgAAAGCAGATATACACTCATttgtccgtctcgtccagcagctcatcaggtgccgctgtaattcaggctgcagcaatgacaatcaaatttaagttgtcgcatatgactacatctacggcatcagagcttgctgctataagggctgctttacaatatctcgttcaagagcgtccaggaaaatgggtcatattctgtgattcgaaggcagcgcttcagagtttgcagtctgccatatgcgtaggaggaatcatgaacaattggtacatgaaataagacattgccatcatgaagctctagcacgagggcatgatattatatatcaatggctgcctggacatatcggtattaccggaaatcaattagccgatgatgcagcccgctcagcccatgaaggaacccgtgtggtcccgattcctctatcaaggaatgatgcagcaagacaactttacctactcgctcgagatcttacacatacgttctggtcgtctaccagcttccaaaggtgtcaattatatTAAATGGATCCTTCgttcaagataaagctaccatcacaactttcccgctccgatgcgacactgttatgccgcctttggttgcgTGTTGCATTcccaaaggtgtactcctttcgcattggtatggcagacacctctacatgcgactactgtggagctgaagagaccattgaacacgtcctgtgcagctgcgcttgctacgacacacagcgatgccagctccagatggttttgcatcaacttgactccagaccattttgtgtgcagaagattctaggactttgggcatctgcctcagttgcgcagaaagtgaATAAGCACTCTTGCTTTACTTAAAGTAAaaaaacctgagcgaccgcctctAGACTGTGTgagctcccccgagtgtgctcgtgattgtgtgtaacttcttatctctctgcagcctcttttctccccttcatcccttccccagtgcagggtatcaaaccggatgtgcgtctggttaacctccctgacttTCCTTGcaactttatctctctctctctctctctagcccATGTGCTTtgttgatcgacgtagcgcgtttagaaacataggacaagggaagggacagaagggagcgcttacttctaAACCTtacttcccttgtcctatgtttctaaacgcgctacgtcgatcaactatgtcttaccaacatgcccaactttatactctagccATGTGCTTTCCCTGTCACTTAAAGATGCGTTACTGGCGATGGACCGGGACCAACTGGTACACGCCTGAAAGCAACTGTAGTTCTGTCTA
Coding sequences within:
- the LOC119167897 gene encoding leukocyte elastase inhibitor-like isoform X2, whose protein sequence is MWRSRRRARRSTGLPVLQNFALQLYRALSRERLNVFVSPFGTAVALVTALAGSRGDTAEQILAALGATHEEELLHEFGLMGRVLEPLSPLHVGLASKMYLSTSLELADSFKEAIHQEFGGQVGIVNFQGDPALAVKEINAWLFRVTGHKMSGLASVEDVSLSTRVLMVGTSFMRCLWLDKFSELYTAPMPFFADDGKINVPTMCSRRICNYCHVERLACHVLELPCMMEDLQLLILLPDVQSDLAYIEANITPLDVQEFERRYTRNPLDITLPKFVLDEHVSMARYLAAVGVRDLFNKEEADLTGISGGFACPAPSDDNIRQPEPQKWSAPNIVTKALEEQAAETSLRPQRALISLQLAMPAFR
- the LOC119167897 gene encoding leukocyte elastase inhibitor-like isoform X1 — translated: MWRSRRRARRSTGLPVLQNFALQLYRALSRERLNVFVSPFGTAVALVTALAGSRGDTAEQILAALGATHEEELLHEFGLMGRVLEPLSPLHVGLASKMYLSTSLELADSFKEAIHQEFGGQVGIVNFQGDPALAVKEINAWLFRVTGHKMSGLASVEDVSLSTRVLMVGTSFMRCLWLDKFSELYTAPMPFFADDGKINVPTMCSRRICNYCHVERLACHVLELPCMMEDLQLLILLPDVQSDLAYIEANITPLDVQEFERRYTRNPLDITLPKFVLDEHVSMARYLAAVGVRDLFNKEEADLTGISDEKELCVHDFLCRSRFEVTDEDPLRLDMNGSNSLKLAERTDLPSFEVNRPFMFLVVERQRKAILYIGCLRNPNVT